AATCCCACCTTCAACACGAAGCGGACCAGTTTCGCCGCGGCGATTTCTCGGATCCGGCATACATTCACGGCGAGGAGATGCCGGGGTTGGCAGAGCTACGGACCGGTTTCTCGGAGATCGAGATTCGCTTTACGGCGCTGCCGAACGGCGGGGAGATTCGATACACCGCGGCGAATCCGGACCTCGTCACGGCGCTGCATCGGTGGTTTCGGGCGCAGGTGTCGGAGCATGGCCGGCACGCCGTGGATCATTAGGCATTGACACGCGCTCTCGCTCCGGAGTACTGTAGTTTCGAAATATCGAAACTAACTGGTTGCTGGCGTTAACATCTCACGCCGAAGATGGGTCCCCATGGCAAACCGCCGCGAAGGCGATGAGCAGGTGTACGGGCTTCACGCCGACATCTGCTCGACACTGGCCAATCCCAAGCGGCTGAAAATTATCAACACGCTCCGGGAGAAGGAGCTCTCTGCGACGGAGCTACTGGCCGTGCTGAAGGTCCCAAAGGCCAACCTCTCCCAACACATGACCGTGCTTCGCCAGAAAGGCGTCGTGGCCGCCCGGCGTCAAGGCAACACCGTGTTCTACCGACTTACGCGCCCCAAGATCTTGCAGGCTTTTGACCTCATGCGCGAGTTGCTCTTCGAGGTCCTTGATGACCGCCAACGGTTGTTGAAGCAACGCAGGGGTTGATTCGCATCATGTCTCACGAGCCTCTGATTCGGTTGGCGAGTTTCTTTGGCATTTTCGCCCTCATGGCGGTGTGGGAGTTGATGGCGCCGCGGCGGCCTCTGACAGCCGCCCGGATGAAGCGCTGGCCGACCAATCTTTCGATCGTGCTCCTCAACACGCTCACGGCGCACCTGCTCTTTTCAACCACGGCCGTGGGCGCGGCGGTCCTGGCCGCGCAGAACCAATGGGGGGTATTGAACCTCGTCGAGTGGCCCGCCGGGCTCAGGGTCCTCGCCGCCCTGGTGGCCATGGATTTCGCGCTGTACCTGCAGCACGTGGTGTTTCACGCGGTGCCGATCTTGTGGCGGCTCCACATGATGCACCACGCCGATCTGGATGTGGATGTTACCACCGGCGCGCGCTTTCACCCGATCGAAATCGTTCTTTCCATGGTGATCAAACTGGCGGCCATCGCCCTGATCGGCGCGCCGCCAATGGCGGTACTGACTTTCGAGGTGGTGCTCAACGCCACGTCGATGTTCAACCACAGCAACGTCCGAATGCCCAGGAGACTCGACCGGGCGCTGCGATGGATCGTGGTGACGCCCGACATGCACCGGATCCACCATTCCGTGCTCCGGGACGAAACCAACAGCAATTTCGGATTCAGCTTGCCCTGGTGGGATCGCTTGCTCGGTACCTATCGGCCGGATCCCGCCAAATCTCAAGTCGACATGCCCTTGGGGCTTGAGCAGTTTCGGAATCCCCGCGAACTCACGCTTGTCGGGTCGCTGGTGCTTCCGTTCCGAGGCGGAACCGGCGCCTACCCGCTCGGCGGGCGTCGATAACAGGAGGGAGGAGGAGGGCGCGGGCGATCCCATGGACTTTGATCAGCTCGCATCTCGCTACGACGCATGGTACCGCACGGCGTTGGGGTCGCTTGCGCTTGCACTCGAATCCGAAGCGATCCTGCACCTCGCTCAGATCGCGCCTAAGGAACGCGTGATTGATCTTGGTTGTGGGACCGGGATCTATACGATCGAATTGAGCCGGCGCGGCGCGTGGGTGGTAGGAGTCGACCCCGCGCTCGACATGCTGGCGGTCGCGCGCGAAAAGCTCCGGCGCGACGGACTACCAGCACGTCTCGTGTGTGGGTCCGCCGAGGCGCTTCCGGTCCGTACCGGGACGTTCGACCTGACGGTTGCGGTCACGTCCCTGTGCTTCGTGCAAAACCCCGATCACGCCGTCCGAGAAGCCGAGCGGGCCCTGCAACCGAACGGGCGTCTCGTGATCGGCGAGTTGAACCGCTCCAGTCTCTGGGCGTTCTGGCGTAGACTCAAAGGAATGTTTAGAGATACCGAGTCGTGGGGGGCTCGTGCGCGCTCGGGCTGGGCCGCCTTCATCGCGATGAGCGCCGCGAAAAAGAGACCCGTAGAGTGATGCTGATCAGCTTTCACAGATTATCGGAGGATTGCCATGGAAATCGGACCGACCAAAGTCATCGTCAAGAACAACGGCCTCTATGAGGCGACCACGGGCAAGTTGATCAAGGATGGGCTCGTGACGCGGAAAGAAATAGAGGACTATGCGGCGCACCACTATATCGCCTTGCCGGTCGTTGACCGCGCCGGGCGCGCCTGGGCGTTCGACGGAAAGCCGGTCTATTGTCTCCACGGCGCGCACTACGAAACATTGGACCAGGACCTCCCCCATGCCCGACCCTGCCCTGATTGCGGCGGCATGGCCCTCCCCATGAATGAAGTCACGATGGAACGCGACTGCGTGCGCTGCACCCAGTGCGGCCACGAGTTCGAGCCGCGCCTTGAGATGATGGAAAGCTGAGCGAATCCGAGCGGACCTTGCCCGTTGGATCAAGGAAAGCGACCTTTAAAGGAGATCACGATGGATCGCGGGATCATGGGCTGGGACATGGGTATCGGGATGGTCTTTTACCTCGCCTTCTGGATTCTCGTCATCGCGGGGATCGTCTTGCTCGTGGTCTGGGTGGGGCAGAAGGCATTGGGAACAGGGAGCAGACCGGAGGAATCAGCGATCGAGATCCTCAAGAAACGGTATGTGCGTGGAGAGATCTCGAAAGCGGAGTACGAGGAGAAGAAGCGCGATCTGGGGTAGCGACCGGCAATTGATCCTATGACCACCCACCGATACGCAGATCAAGACACTCCTCCAGCCGGCCCGCTCGCCACCCCAAAGCCTTGGAGTCTGGTAGCGGATGCGTACACGGCTGCGATCATCTGCGCATCGCGCTTGGTGACGGGCCGATGACTCCGACGTCGCGCACCTGGGCATGGGCGTGAAGTAGGCTGCGACCGATCCCCTATGCCTTGGTGCGATAAGCTTCGACAGTTGTCTCCCAGGTCAGAATTCGTGATCGTCATTGGTTCGACCTTTGGGGTCAACTTCGCGCTCTTCCTCGTGGGCCTCGCGCGGCAGGGCATCCAGCCTCGTATCGAGTTCGACGATGCTCGCTTGCTCTGGCTCCTCGGGTACGAAGTCGTGATCGGAACGCTCCTCGGGGTGTTTCTGTACGTTCGGGGCTGGCGGCGCGCGGACTTGAATCTGCGGATCACCCGCCGGACGTTCGGCATGGCCGGCTTTCTCTTTGCCGGGTTCTATCTCTACGGGCTGGTGATGGGCCTGGCAGCCAATGCATTCGGGGTGGCGGACCTCTTCACCCAGATCTCGTTCCAGGGTTCGATCAGCCTGCCGGTGATGTTCCTGGTGTCGATCATCAATCCAATCTTCGAAGAGACACTGACCGTCGCGTACGTGATGAAGGTCCTCAGCCCCCAGGGCGCGGCCTCCGCCGTCGGAACCAGCGCATTGCTCCGGCTCATCGCGCACGCGTACCAAGGCCCGCTGGCCACGGTGGTGGTCTTTCCGCTGGGTATCGCGTTCGCGATCGTGTATTGGCGCACGCGCGAGCTCTGGCCGCTGGTCTTGACACACGGCTTGATCGACCTGGTCGGTTTGCTGAGCATCCGCGCCGCGGGCGGAGTTGCGTCCTAGCAGGGTGCTGAAAAAATGACTTGTCGAACCATCAATCCATCCCGGAAGAATCCCACGGGCCGTAGGCACCGGGGACTGGCCGTTGGGTTGGTCGGCGGACAGCGCCCGTGTCGCCTGCTCCG
This sequence is a window from Nitrospirota bacterium. Protein-coding genes within it:
- a CDS encoding class I SAM-dependent methyltransferase produces the protein MDFDQLASRYDAWYRTALGSLALALESEAILHLAQIAPKERVIDLGCGTGIYTIELSRRGAWVVGVDPALDMLAVAREKLRRDGLPARLVCGSAEALPVRTGTFDLTVAVTSLCFVQNPDHAVREAERALQPNGRLVIGELNRSSLWAFWRRLKGMFRDTESWGARARSGWAAFIAMSAAKKRPVE
- a CDS encoding SHOCT domain-containing protein; the protein is MDRGIMGWDMGIGMVFYLAFWILVIAGIVLLVVWVGQKALGTGSRPEESAIEILKKRYVRGEISKAEYEEKKRDLG
- a CDS encoding CPBP family intramembrane glutamic endopeptidase, with amino-acid sequence MIVIGSTFGVNFALFLVGLARQGIQPRIEFDDARLLWLLGYEVVIGTLLGVFLYVRGWRRADLNLRITRRTFGMAGFLFAGFYLYGLVMGLAANAFGVADLFTQISFQGSISLPVMFLVSIINPIFEETLTVAYVMKVLSPQGAASAVGTSALLRLIAHAYQGPLATVVVFPLGIAFAIVYWRTRELWPLVLTHGLIDLVGLLSIRAAGGVAS
- a CDS encoding sterol desaturase family protein produces the protein MSHEPLIRLASFFGIFALMAVWELMAPRRPLTAARMKRWPTNLSIVLLNTLTAHLLFSTTAVGAAVLAAQNQWGVLNLVEWPAGLRVLAALVAMDFALYLQHVVFHAVPILWRLHMMHHADLDVDVTTGARFHPIEIVLSMVIKLAAIALIGAPPMAVLTFEVVLNATSMFNHSNVRMPRRLDRALRWIVVTPDMHRIHHSVLRDETNSNFGFSLPWWDRLLGTYRPDPAKSQVDMPLGLEQFRNPRELTLVGSLVLPFRGGTGAYPLGGRR
- a CDS encoding metalloregulator ArsR/SmtB family transcription factor; protein product: MANRREGDEQVYGLHADICSTLANPKRLKIINTLREKELSATELLAVLKVPKANLSQHMTVLRQKGVVAARRQGNTVFYRLTRPKILQAFDLMRELLFEVLDDRQRLLKQRRG